A genomic window from Plasmodium reichenowi strain SY57 chromosome 6, whole genome shotgun sequence includes:
- a CDS encoding AP-2 complex subunit alpha, putative, with translation MIKHSIKGLYCFIDEVRNCRCKEDEEKKVLQEIIKIKKKFNEKNITNYKRKKYIWKLIYCHILGYGISLSYLDIIKLISSNNFSDKYCGYTALSLLVDENNEMLNIMVSTIKADIKNNDEKINFLAFHFASHKINGLLIENLYEDILHIVTSNYIYKPNIRKKAFLCLANIYKKRHDLLLRGKNDFEIFKFLDQNLNEINMFNIFAYLNLLYVIILIFQKYESMHYYIKKEEKKKNSLDEKNDDILKREELKFDNSSSSSGSSNHSRRISLHIKNELKKKRSKSNIYLNEQNFLYNDLKKVDKILEIESECTFNIEEIDFYEIKKYINKYIHFILNVLYLILDENLKIDEGFYYSHVRYPFLLIKCLQMIQLYDVHNLSQTTINNINDIMYKIISKPYRKLQGRLGNESNPLNNNIPNNNRHTIANHFNSNNNNNNNNNNNNDYHDYNNNNKSSSNNNNNNNNSSNIFKKSFSKNSIYSHSKKNKDILRNEKSAIYIEYGIIYECSNLYNFLDDKIEDRNRDIIICLITSFDTKKSNINYVILNSLSKLKMNLKIYNMLETHIMHLINLLNSDDITIKLQTFNILFNMCNYNNWKLLINVFLHHLPFIDPYIQNEVIIKISILAENFSPDLSWYIDVIFKMIEITHKSIFQEVWFRLVQIITGFVEGDGKNSSKLSKGENNALNNINNNSNESNNSNNNSNNNNNNNNNNNNNNNNNNNNINNNNNKNKDDQKVQTYAAMKCYRYLSDHFTRIELLVDLCTYIIGSFGYLIKDKVPMKEQLKILEKYFAFASSNTKCVILMAIMKMVFYDNKLMNSVKKILNTCINHSDLELQTRACEFLNLCNMNNMSMLNYLLKNMPLYNMKKVHENFLIKRLLETNKHAVIDFNEKDNSLKFDKKHDNKKSGKHNKHNDEEYNDTNSDYSHNKISSHSSCNSSSSEDVDEEEENEEKYSKKRGRNLSDSSHNSKKSSSSVSSHKSKNSSDNSDDNEKLFKILCLQKANNINDLWFNACLLDKCLFFKNNVVSILMKQKYQENKGILIFYIKNISKAVLNLSSINIEECEQINIKEQKIVNNEKIDSDGMYVHKIILTVSDIFYNIPSIYFNIMTPNAA, from the exons atgattaaACATAGCATAAAGGGTTTATACTGTTTTATTGATGAAGTTCGTAATTGTAGATGTAAAGAAgatgaagaaaagaaagtattacaagaaataattaagataaagaaaaagtttaatgaaaagaatataacaaattataaaagaaaaaagtatatatggaaattaatttattgtCATATATTAGGATATGgtatatcattatcatatttagatataataaaattaataagtagtaataattttaGTGATAAATATTGTGGATATACAGCTCTATCTTTATTAgttgatgaaaataatgaaatgtTAAATATTATGGTAAGTACCATAAAAGcagatataaaaaataatgatgaaaaaataaatttctTAGCTTTTCACTTTGCTAgtcataaaataaatggaTTATTAATAGAGAATTTATATGAAgatatattacatattgTTACTtctaattatatatataaaccaaatataagaaaaaaggCTTTTTTGTGTTTagcaaatatatataagaaaagacatgatttattattaagaGGTAAAAATGATTTCGAGATCTTTAAATTTCTAGATCAGAATCTGAATGAAATAAACatgtttaatatatttgcttatttaaatttattatatgtaataatattaatatttcaaaaatatgaatcaatgcattattatataaaaaaggaagaaaaaaaaaaaaattcattagatgaaaaaaatgatgatatattaaaaagagaAGAATTAAAATTCGATAATAGTTCAAGTAGTAGCGGTAGTAGTAATCACAGTAGACGTATAtcattacatataaaaaatgaattaaaaaaaaaaagaagtaaatcaaatatatatttaaatgaacagaattttttatataatgatttaAAGAAAGTAGATAAAATATTAGAAATCGAATCTGAATGTACATTTAATATTGAAGAAATTgatttttatgaaataaaaaaatatataaataaatatatacattttatattaaatgtattatatttaatattagatgaaaatttaaaaattgaCGAAGGTTTTTATTATTCGCATGTACGTTatccatttttattaataaaatgtcTACAGATGATACAATTATATGATGTTCATAATTTATCTCAAACTactataaataatataaatgatatcatgtataaaataatatccAAGCCTTATAGAAAATTACAAGGAAGATTAGGAAATGAAAGCAATCCActgaataataatattccaaataataataggCATACTATTGCTAATCATtttaatagtaataataacaacaacaataataataataataataatgattatcatgattataataataacaataaaagtagtagtaataataataataataataataacagtagtaatatatttaaaaagagtttttcaaaaaatagTATTTATTCACatagtaaaaaaaataaagacattttaagaaatgaaaaaagtGCTATATACATTGAATATGGTATTATCTATGAATGCTCCAatctatataattttttagaTGATAAAATCGAAGATAGAAATAGAGATATAATCATATGTTTAATAACTTCATTTGATACAAAAAAGtcaaatattaattatgttattttaaatagtttatcgaaattaaaaatgaatttaaaaatttataatatgttagAAACACATATTATgcatttaataaatttattaaatagTGATGATATTACAATCAAATTACAAACATTTAATATTCTATTTAATATGtgtaattataataattggAAATTACTTATTAATGTATTTTTACATCATCTACCATTTATCGATccatatatacaaaatgaagttataataaaaatatctaTTCTTGCTGAAAATTTCTCTCCAGACTTATCATGGTATATTgatgttatatttaaaatgaTTGAAATAACTCACAAGTCTATATTTCAAGAAGTATGGTTTAGATTAGTACAAATAATAACTGGATTTGTAGAAGGTGATGGTAAAAACTCATCCAAATTATCGAAAGGAGAAAATAATgcattaaataatataaataataatagtaatgaAAGTAAcaatagtaataataatagcaacaacaacaataataataataataataataacaataacaataataataacaataataatattaataataataataataaaaataaagatgaCCAGAAAGTACAAACTTATGCAGCTATGAAATGTTATAGATATTTATCAGATCATTTTACAAGAATTGAATTGTTAGTAGATTTATGTACGTACATCATAGGTTCTTTTGgatatttaataaaagataaagtACCTATGAAAGAACAATTAAAAATTCtggaaaaatattttgCCTTTGCATCATCTAACACCAAATGTGTTATTTTAATGGCTATTATGAAAATGgttttttatgataataaacTTATGAACAGTGTGAAAAAAATTCTGAACACTTGTATTAACCATTCAGATTTGGAATTACAAACACGTGCATGTGAATTTCTTAATTTGTgtaatatgaataatatgagtatgttaaattatcttttgaaaaatatgcCTCTCTACAATATGAAGAAGGTGCACGaaaattttcttataaAGAGATTGCTGGAGACGAACAA ACATGCCGTTATTGACTTTAATGAAAAGGATAACTCTCTCAAATTCGACAAAAAGCATGATAACAAAAAATCAGGAAAACATAATAAACATAACGACGAAGAGTACAATGACACTAATAGCGATTATTCACATAACAAAATCTCATCTCATTCGTCTTGTAATTCCTCATCATCTGAAGATGTagatgaagaagaagaaaatgaagaaaagTATAGTAAAAAGAGAGGTCGAAATTTATCTGATTCTTCTcataattcaaaaaaatcCTCATCAAGTGTATCAAGCCATAAATCCAAAAATTCAAGTGATAATTctgatgataatgaaaaattatttaaaatacTTTGTTTACAAAAAgctaataatataaatgatttatGGTTTAACGCCTGCTTATTAGATAAatgtcttttttttaaaaataatgtgGTGTCTATTTTAATGAAGCAAAAATATCAGGAGAATAAAGGTattctaattttttatataaaaaatatatccaAGGCAGTTCTTAACCTTAGCAG CATTAATATTGAAGAGTGTGAacaaataaacataaaagaacaaaaaattgTTAACAATGAAAAAATTGACAGTGATGGAATGTATGTTCACAAAATAATTCTTACTGTATCAGACATCTTTTACAATATACCCAGTATTTACTTTAACATAATGACACCAAATGCAGCG
- a CDS encoding hypothetical protein (conserved Plasmodium protein, unknown function), which yields MTEAENIKIEKPDFDAYNEKLGSISQSIDEIKKKIDNLQKEIKVANKGKEEYNKKKKDIVTKIDCFQSDIDKLENERRSILDDIEKKQKHKKELKVNAQNMKKQIGFENEEDIEKKIREIENKLMTSTISIKEEKLLINQIQALNKNKPLLSSYSKIENEASKYDDETIVPLKSKMDSIREKINKLRNEKKMERNKLKELQNSYQEKNNKLNELNNLRDNYSKKMNHYFMERRSITVEMEEKKQQYRSFKLNQLQAKQQKIKEDRERKNLELEKQSLEKKLEDIDVLPYREELALIENMLAYLKKLQEEFKLEESKKQQNAAKKINGEVETNENKDDNKTKNENNNKKAKSKKDKQKTFKLDMNILCYFVTAGINPPVSFDEIDSCIQKLHEKKDMYEQKRDESVKNVETRREDLTNKIKEIDEKLTTFKSGEHHNKGTKANKVKA from the exons atgactGAAGctgaaaatataaagatcGAAAAACCAGATTTTGATGCCTACAATGAAAAGTTAGGAAGTATATCTCAATCAATtgatgaaataaaaaagaaaatc gataatttacaaaaagaaattaaagTAGCCAATAAGGGAAAGGaggaatataataaaaagaaaaaagatatCGTAACAAAAATAGATTGCTTTCAATCAGATATTGACAAATTAGAAAATGAAAGAAGAAGCATATTGGATGATATCGAAAAAAAACAGAAACATAAAAAGGAATTAAAGGTCAATGCAcaaaatatgaagaaaCAAATTGGATTtgaaaatgaagaagatatcgaaaaaaaaatcagAGAAATTGAAAACAAATTAATGACATCTACTATTTCTATTAAggaagaaaaattattaataaacCAAATACAAgcattaaataaaaataaaccATTATTGTCATCTTATAGCAAAATAGAAAATGAAGCCAGTAAATATGACGACGAAACAATAG TGCCCTTGAAAAGCAAGATGGACTCGATTagggaaaaaataaacaaactaagaaatgagaaaaaaatggaacgcaacaaattaaaagaattacaaaatagctatcaagaaaaaaataacaaacTTAACGAATTGAACAACTTGAGAGATAACTATTCGAAAAAAATGAACCATTATTTTATGGAAAGAAGAAGTATAACTGTAGAGATGGAAGAAAAGAAACAACAGTATAGAAGttttaaattaaatcaATTACAAGCaaaacaacaaaaaattaaagaagatagagaaagaaaaaatctagaattagaaaaacagtctttagaaaaaaaattagaagaTATAGATGTTTTACCATATAGGGAAGAATTAGCATTAATAGAAAACATGCTTGCTtacttaaaaaaattacaagAAGAATTTAAATTAGAAGAATCCAAAAAACAACAAAATGCAGccaaaaaaataaatggaGAAGTAGAAACtaatgaaaataaagatgacaataaaacaaaaaatgaaaataataataaaaaagcAAAAAGTAAAAAAGATAAACAAAAAACATTCAAATTagatatgaatatattatgcTATTTCGTAACTGCTGGTATTAACCCACCTGTAAGTTTTGATGAAATAGATTCATGTATTCAAAAATTACATGAGAAAAAAGATATGTATGAACAAAAGAGAGACGAAAGTGTAAAAAATGTAGAAACCAGAAGAGAAGATTTAACCAACAAAATTAaag AAATTGATGAAAAATTGACAACCTTTAAATCAGGGGAACATCACAACAAAGGAACCAAGGCAAATAAAGTTAAGGCTTAA
- a CDS encoding mitochondrial import receptor subunit TOM40, putative, with protein sequence MEITNILKKLLCRQNVVHTENNSFFDVFKDPNEEGLKRKNEVDNEMKNKSVLKENKDDTLKTSEEDKLKEQNLLGYANSFDAPNALLFENLNKEYKFITTQDNFDGFRFEVDKNINKFLQSTHTLFLGTTLREVGYLYQFGANFTNLDNTLLMISRINIDGSVNGRFCKKINNNIDCKLNFNTYAKSDTRNMYEMSLEVNKPLYTYNFKSIWQGAWIFNTSYTQLLTKKLQAGVDLTYIASNCASIGSFGLRYNHKNNVLTMQIVRQPNFKSPEFMLNQTHLYKIQYAKKISDRLSLGTELEITPQTKESAMRLGWDYSFRHAKVQGSIDTSGKISVFTQDYSGFGVSGYIDYLNNDYKFGFMMHISPSQEQPQPAA encoded by the coding sequence ATGGAGATAAcaaacattttaaaaaaattattatgcAGACAAAATGTAGTACATACAGAAAATAATTCCTTTTTTGATGTTTTTAAAGACCCAAATGAAGAGGgtttaaaaagaaagaatGAAGTTGAtaatgaaatgaaaaataaaagtgtGTTGAAAGAGAATAAAGATGATACCTTAAAAACAAGTGAAGAagataaattaaaagaacAGAATTTATTAGGATATGCAAATTCCTTTGATGCTCCTAATgctttattatttgaaaatttaaataaagaatataaatttataacaACTCAAGATAATTTTGATGGTTTTCGTTTTGAAgtagataaaaatataaataaatttttacaGTCGACACATACATTATTTCTAGGAACAACATTAAGAGAAGTTGGTTATCTTTACCAATTTGGAGCTAATTTTACTAATTTAGATAATACCTTATTAATGATAAGtagaataaatatagatGGTAGTGTGAATGGTAGGTTTTGTAAAAAgattaataataatattgattgtaaattaaattttaatacatatgCTAAAAGTGATACAAGAAATATGTATGAAATGTCACTAGAAGTAAATAAACCattatatacttataattttaaaagtATATGGCAAGGAGCATGGATATTTAATACTTCATATACACAATTATTAACAAAGAAATTACAAGCAGGTGTAGATCTAACATATATTGCATCGAATTGTGCTTCCATAGGATCTTTTGGTTTAAGatataatcataaaaataatgttttaACCATGCAAATTGTTAGACAACCGAACTTTAAATCACCCGAGTTTATGTTAAACCAAActcatttatataaaatacaatATGCCAAAAAAATATCAGACCGTTTATCCTTAGGAACAGAATTAGAAATTACACCACAAACAAAAGAATCAGCTATGAGACTTGGTTGGGATTATTCTTTCAGACATGCAAAAGTACAAGGCTCTATTGACACCAGTGGAAAAATTTCCGTCTTCACACAAGACTATTCAGGTTTTGGTGTCAGTGGATATATAGATTATTTGAATAATGATTATAAGTTTGGATTCATGATGCACATATCTCCTTCACAAGAGCAGCCACAGCCAGCAGCATAA